From a single Silene latifolia isolate original U9 population chromosome 6, ASM4854445v1, whole genome shotgun sequence genomic region:
- the LOC141587611 gene encoding uncharacterized protein LOC141587611 codes for MASNGASSNGYSQLPIFKGVNYQFWELKMKTLFRSQELWELVENGFEDTKPAEPDATLKEKRKKDAKALFIIQQALEEEFFSRIASATTSKEAWDILKSEYLGDKKVIKVRLQTLRREFETSLMSDKESAQDYLSRVSRVVQQMRAYGEKISMSKVVGKVLRSPTKKYDYIVIAIEESNDLEKYSFDDLMGSPLAHEERVNGSSRRRRSRHLSPRVSLPRTDQTVWKR; via the coding sequence ATGGCTTCCAATGGAGCAAGCTCAAATGGTTACTCTCAATTGCCAATATTTAAGGGTGTCAACTATCAATTCTGGGAATTGAAGATGAAGACTCTGTTCAGATCACAAGAGCTCTGGGAACTGGTTGAAAATGGGTTTGAAGATACCAAACCAGCAGAACCAGATGCAACTCTTAAGGAGAAGAGAAAGAAAGATGCCAAGGCTTTGTTTATCATTCAGCAAGCCTTGGAGGAGGAGTTCTTTTCTCGGATTGCTTCTGCTACTACATCAAAGGAGGCCTGGGATATTCTGAAATCAGAATATCTAGGTGACAAGAAAGTAATCAAGGTGAGATTACAAACTTTAAGGAGAGAGTTTGAGACTTCTCTCATGAGTGACAAAGAGTCTGCACAAGACTATTTGTCCAGGGTATCAAGAGTAGTGCAGCAGATGAGGGCATATGGAGAGAAAATATCGATgagcaaagttgttgggaaggtGTTAAGGAGTCCGACAAAGAAATATGACTACATTGTGATCGCCATTGAGGAATCAAATGATTTAGAGAAATATTCATTTGATGACTTGATGGGCTCACCGTTAGCTCATGAAGAAAGAGTCAACGGATCTTCGAGAAGAAGGAGGAGCAGGCATTTGTCTCCAAGGGTGAGTCTTCCAAGGACAGATCAAACAGTCTGGAAGAGGTAG
- the LOC141587609 gene encoding uncharacterized protein LOC141587609 — protein sequence MNRKKMKMRKASSNKYIPPEILTQILVNLPAKSLLKFRYLECLVPPRGYSGCLLTLRKSDNLRKIGQIYKSNERYYLHGTCHSLLFVSPSKALDYGWLRLCNPSIRKSLQLPPCPLLSCSGYHSYTFVLGFAANTGDYKVIAISFESSLGVEIPKKRVMVYTLSDQQWAARDTGLNNIDCLRYTHLFGPYYFCEGGAHWLGKDPYGDTSKLGDKPTHLVSLDFDTESFAFLKLPHALDEVDTVISRSLFLLGESLATFCISSVSFKIWVLKQQSGKRVWTLWFSGPSSRDGFNLFYYMGSKTKRVLYCESDGGRLVYKEYSYNITTCQVQLHGKPMSRYVELVKYSESLVLCNRDGTEDMV from the exons ATGAATCGCAAGAAGATGAAGATGCGTAAAGCATCTTCAAATAAATACATACCCCCAGAAATATTGACCCAAATTCTCGTAAATTTGCCAGCCAAAAGCCTACTGAAATTCAGGT ATCTAGAGTGTTTGGTACCACCACGTGGATATAGTGGATGTTTGTTGACACTTCGTAAGTCTGACAACCTTCGAAAAATTGGCCAGATTTACAAAAGCAATGAAAGATATTATCTTCATGGAACATGTCATTCTCTGCTTTTTGTGTCCCCTTCTAAAGCTTTAGACTATGGTTGGTTGAGATTATGTAACCCGAGTATTAGAAAATCATTGCAACTTCCCCCTTGTCCCCTTCTTTCCTGTTCCGGCTACCATTCTTATACCTTTGTACTTGGATTTGCGGCTAATACTGGGGATTATAAAGTCATTGCAATCTCATTTGAAAGCAGCTTGGGTGTAGAGATTCCAAAGAAGCGTGTTATGGTTTATACACTTAGTGATCAGCAGTGGGCTGCTAGGGATACTGGCCTCAACAACATTGACTGTTTGCGCTATACGCATTTGTTTGGGCCCTATTATTTCTGTGAGGGGGGAGCTCATTGGCTTGGAAAGGATCCATACGGAGATACTAGTAAACTAGGTGATAAACCAACTCATCTTGTTTCCCTGGATTTTGATACGGAAAGTTTCGCCTTTCTGAAACTGCCACATGCGTTGGATGAAGTAGATACTGTTATTTCAAGGTCTTTGTTTCTTCTTGGGGAATCACTAGCGACTTTCTGCATTTCTTCCGTTAGTTTCAAAATATGGGTGTTGAAACAGCAGAGCGGAAAGAGGGTGTGGACTCTATGGTTTTCAGGTCCTTCAAGCCGTGATGGTTTTAACTTGTTCTATTATATGGGATCAAAAACAAAAAGGGTATTATATTGTGAAAGTGATGGTGGCCGTCTTGTTTATAAGGAGTACTCCTATAATATTACTACTTGCCAAGTGCAGTTACATGGAAAACCTATGAGCCGTTATGTAGAACTAGTAAAGTATTCTGAGAGCTTGGTATTGTGCAATAGAGACGGAACTGAGGATATGGTATAA
- the LOC141587612 gene encoding uncharacterized protein LOC141587612 encodes MRCSNELRLWNPCIRKSLAIPPCPLCQPWFCPVVFLFGYANDSKDYKIIAISFEEDEIRTTGPVRNICVAVYTLNDQQWRLRNNHDLNISCWYFGHMFPRNYHQTNVLKSLIFQGTAYWIEKDPNNPDSYESTHLVSLDFDLEKFTYLELPFTSEKRWALNFVFRLGESLAVFSAVNETARIWLMEHEVWTPWFSGPLSWDNCPNEPPVFYCESDAGRCLLSGKYSYNIDSCQVRSLDRQMSSHLNLEMYLESLALCKGYGAEDLTSLP; translated from the coding sequence ATGCGTTGCTCGAACGAATTGAGATTGTGGAACCCTTGTATCAGAAAATCATTGGCAATTCCCCCTTGTCCGCTTTGTCAGCCATGGTTCTGCCCTGTTGTGTTTCTATTTGGATACGCAAATGATAGTAAGGATTACAAAATCATTGCAATATCATTCGAAGAAGATGAAATTAGGACGACGGGGCCAGTCAGAAATATATGTGTTGCAGTTTATACGCTTAATGATCAACAATGGAGACTGAGAAATAATCATGACCTTAATATCAGTTGTTGGTACTTCGGCCATATGTTTCCACGTAATTATCATCAAACAAATGTATTAAAATCTTTGATCTTTCAGGGGACAGCATACTGGATCGAAAAGGACCCAAATAACCCTGATAGCTATGAATCAACACATCTCGTTTCTCTTGACTTTGATTTGGAAAAATTCACCTATTTGGAACTCCCTTTTACTTCGGAGAAAAGATGGGCATTGAATTTTGTGTTTCGTCTTGGGGAATCACTTGCGGTTTTCAGTGCTGTTAATGAAACTGCACGCATATGGCTGATGGAACATGAGGTGTGGACTCCgtggttttccgggcctttaagTTGGGATAATTGCCCAAACGAACCACCAGTGTTCTATTGCGAGAGTGATGCTGGCAGGTGTCTTCTCTCTGGAAAGTACTCGTATAATATTGATAGTTGCCAAGTTCGGAGTCTTGATAGACAAATGAGCAGTCATTTGAATTTGGAAATGTATTTGGAGAGCCTGGCGTTGTGCAAAGGATACGGAGCCGAGGATTTGACATCTTTACCTTGA
- the LOC141587610 gene encoding uncharacterized protein LOC141587610, with translation MSLWNPSIRKSLLLPPCPLNSHTDLFGFAPRSKDYKVIAISYGQSEIIKPTKMSVAVYTLSDQQWTVRNDSLDISISDIKSITLGSWDIPDDFYFEGAAHWIGRKPGYQSPHLVSFNFDSEKFTFMEIPAASDEPKTIRFLFLLEESLALLSISRVSFRIWVMEQGSGKGVWTKWYSSDCDVYDLFFNDGKTSIVLYHESDDGRFFIFGDKSYNISTGEIRKLDSMISCVNLGVYTESLVLWKGYGAENMTSLP, from the coding sequence ATGAGTCTGTGGAACCCTTCTATTAGAAAATCGTTGTTATTGCCTCCTTGTCCATTGAACAGTCATACAGATTTATTTGGATTCGCGCCTCGTAGTAAGGACTATAAAGTTATTGCAATTTCATACGGACAATCTGAGATTATAAAGCCTACAAAGATGAGTGTTGCAGTTTATACACTCAGTGATCAACAATGGACTGTTAGAAATGATAGCCTGGATATCAGCATTAGCGACATTAAGAGTATTACGTTGGGCTCATGGGATATACCAGATGATTTCTACTTTGAAGGGGCTGCACATTGGATTGGACGTAAACCTGGTTATCAATCACCTCATCTTGTTTCGTTTAACTTTGATTCGGAAAAATTCACTTTTATGGAAATCCCAGCTGCTTCGGACGAACCAAAAACAATAAGGTTTTTGTTTCTTCTAGAGGAGTCATTAGCGCTTCTCAGCATTTCTCGTGTAAGTTTCAGAATATGGGTGATGGAGCAGGGGAGCGGAAAGGGGGTATGGACTAAATGGTATTCTTCGGATTGTGATGTTTATGATTTATTCTTTAACGACGGGAAAACATCAATTGTACTCTATCATGAGAGTGATGATGGAAGATTTTTCATTTTTGGGGATAAATCGTATAATATTTCTACTGGCGAAATAAGGAAACTTGACTCAATGATCAGCTGTGTGAATTTGGGAGTGTATACGGAGAGCTTGGTGTTATGGAAAGGATACGGAGCTGAGAATATGACGTCTTTACCATAA